Proteins found in one Camelus bactrianus isolate YW-2024 breed Bactrian camel chromosome X, ASM4877302v1, whole genome shotgun sequence genomic segment:
- the CDK16 gene encoding cyclin-dependent kinase 16 isoform X2, with protein sequence MWGWCQRNMSSFGRGRGRVSGPEVLGKPRARQVAGSISASAVENACCEALCSHSEAAPIEASTPSVWPFPSASHPSLSTQVAMDRMKKIKRQLSMTLRGGRGVDKTNGAPEQIGLDESGGGGSDLGEAPTRAAPGEPRSGRGPLSSAPEIVHEDLKMGSDGESDQASATSSDEVQSPVRVRMRNHPPRKISTEDINKRLSLPADIRLPEGYLEKLTLNSPIFDKPLSRRLRRVSLSEIGFGKLETYIKLDKLGEGTYATVYKGKSKLTDNLVALKEIRLEHEEGAPCTAIREVSLLKDLKHANIVTLHDIIHTEKSLTLVFEYLDKDLKQYLDDCGNVINMHNVKLFLFQLLRGLAYCHRQKVLHRDLKPQNLLINERGELKLADFGLARAKSIPTKTYSNEVVTLWYRPPDILLGSTDYSTQIDMWGVGCIFYEMATGRPLFPGSTVEEQLHFIFRILGTPTEETWPGILSNEEFKTYNYPKYRAEALLSHAPRLDSDGADLLTKLLQFEGRNRISADDAMKHPFFLSLGERIHKLPDTTSIFALKEIQLQKEASFRSSSMPDSGRPAFRVVDTEF encoded by the exons ATGTGGGGCTGGTGCCAGAGAAACATGTCATCCTTTGGACGTGGCCGGGGTCGTGTCAGTGGTCCTGAGGTCCTGGGCAAGCCCCGTGCCCGACAGGTGGCTGGGTCCATCAGTGCCAGTGCAGTCGAGAATGCCTGCTGTGAAGCCCTCTGCTCCCACAGTGAGGCTGCTCCCATAGAGGCCAGCACTCCGTCAGTTTGGCCCTTTCCCTCAGCCAGCCACCCAAGCCTCAGTACCCAG GTCGCCATGGATCGGATGAAGAAGATCAAACGGCAGCTGTCAATGACACTCCGAGGGGGCCGAGGTGTAGACAAGACCAATGGTGCCCCTGAACAGATAGGCCTGGATGAGagtggcggcggcggcagtgACCTTGGAGAGGCCCCCACACGTGCTGCCCCTGGGGAACCTCGCTCTGGGCGGGGTCCACTCAGCTCTGCACCAG AGATTGTACACGAGGACTTGAAGATGGGGTCTGACGGGGAAAGTGACCAGGCTTCAGCCACGTCCTCGGATGAGGTGCAGTCACCAGTGAGGGTGCGCATGCGCAACCACCCCCCGCGCAAGATCTCCACTGAG GATATCAACAAGCGCCTGTCATTACCAGCCGACATCCGGCTGCCCGAGGGCTACCTTGAGAAGTTGACCCTCAATAGCCCCATCTTCGACAAGCCCCTCAGCCGCCGCCTCCGCCGGGTCAGCCTG TCTGAGATCGGCTTTGGGAAACTGGAGACCTACATCAAGCTGGACAAGCTGGGAGAG GGTACCTATGCCACCGTCTACAAAGGCAAAAGCAAGCTCACAGACAACCTTGTGGCGCTCAAGGAGATCAGACTGGAACACGAAGAGGGGGCGCCCTGCACCGCCATCCGGGAAG TGTCCCTGCTCAAGGACCTCAAACACGCCAACATCGTCACGCTACACGACATTATCCACACAGAGAAGTCGCTCACCCTTGTCTTTGAGTACCTG GACAAGGACCTGAAGCAGTACCTGGATGACTGTGGGAACGTCATCAACATGCACAATGTGAAA CTGTTCCTGTTCCAGCTGCTCCGTGGCCTGGCCTACTGCCACCGGCAGAAGGTGCTACACCGAGACCTCAAGCCCCAGAACCTGCTCATCAACGAGAGAGGAGAGCTCAAGCTGGCCGACTTCG GCCTGGCCCGGGCCAAGTCAATTCCAACGAAGACCTACTCCAATGAGGTGGTAACGCTATGGTACCGGCCCCCCGACATCCTGCTCGGGTCCACAGACTACTCCACTCAGATTGACATGTG ggGTGTGGGCTGCATCTTCTATGAGATGGCCACAGGCCGGCCCCTCTTCCCGGGCTCCACGGTGGAGGAACAGCTGCACTTCATCTTCCGCATCTTGG GAACCCCAACTGAGGAGACGTGGCCAGGCATCCTGTCCAATGAAGAGTTCAAGACATACAACTACCCCAAGTACCGAGCCGAGGCCCTTTTGAGCCATGCACCCCG ACTTGACAGCGACGGGGCTGACCTCCTCACCAAGCTGCTGCAG TTTGAAGGTCGCAATCGGATCTCCGCAGACGACGCCATGAAACATCCATTCTTCCTCAGTCTGGGGGAGCGGATCCACAAACTTCCTGACA CTACTTCCATATTTGCACTAAAGGAGATCCAGCTACAAAAGGAGGCCAGCTTTCGGTCTTCGTCAATGCCTGACTCAG GCAGGCCAGCTTTCCGAGTGGTGGACACCGAGTTCTAA
- the CDK16 gene encoding cyclin-dependent kinase 16 isoform X6, with translation MAVAMDRMKKIKRQLSMTLRGGRGVDKTNGAPEQIGLDESGGGGSDLGEAPTRAAPGEPRSGRGPLSSAPEIVHEDLKMGSDGESDQASATSSDEVQSPVRVRMRNHPPRKISTEDINKRLSLPADIRLPEGYLEKLTLNSPIFDKPLSRRLRRVSLSEIGFGKLETYIKLDKLGEGTYATVYKGKSKLTDNLVALKEIRLEHEEGAPCTAIREVSLLKDLKHANIVTLHDIIHTEKSLTLVFEYLDKDLKQYLDDCGNVINMHNVKLFLFQLLRGLAYCHRQKVLHRDLKPQNLLINERGELKLADFGLARAKSIPTKTYSNEVVTLWYRPPDILLGSTDYSTQIDMWGVGCIFYEMATGRPLFPGSTVEEQLHFIFRILGTPTEETWPGILSNEEFKTYNYPKYRAEALLSHAPRLDSDGADLLTKLLQFEGRNRISADDAMKHPFFLSLGERIHKLPDTTSIFALKEIQLQKEASFRSSSMPDSVAGGQHGRASLPR, from the exons ATGGCG GTCGCCATGGATCGGATGAAGAAGATCAAACGGCAGCTGTCAATGACACTCCGAGGGGGCCGAGGTGTAGACAAGACCAATGGTGCCCCTGAACAGATAGGCCTGGATGAGagtggcggcggcggcagtgACCTTGGAGAGGCCCCCACACGTGCTGCCCCTGGGGAACCTCGCTCTGGGCGGGGTCCACTCAGCTCTGCACCAG AGATTGTACACGAGGACTTGAAGATGGGGTCTGACGGGGAAAGTGACCAGGCTTCAGCCACGTCCTCGGATGAGGTGCAGTCACCAGTGAGGGTGCGCATGCGCAACCACCCCCCGCGCAAGATCTCCACTGAG GATATCAACAAGCGCCTGTCATTACCAGCCGACATCCGGCTGCCCGAGGGCTACCTTGAGAAGTTGACCCTCAATAGCCCCATCTTCGACAAGCCCCTCAGCCGCCGCCTCCGCCGGGTCAGCCTG TCTGAGATCGGCTTTGGGAAACTGGAGACCTACATCAAGCTGGACAAGCTGGGAGAG GGTACCTATGCCACCGTCTACAAAGGCAAAAGCAAGCTCACAGACAACCTTGTGGCGCTCAAGGAGATCAGACTGGAACACGAAGAGGGGGCGCCCTGCACCGCCATCCGGGAAG TGTCCCTGCTCAAGGACCTCAAACACGCCAACATCGTCACGCTACACGACATTATCCACACAGAGAAGTCGCTCACCCTTGTCTTTGAGTACCTG GACAAGGACCTGAAGCAGTACCTGGATGACTGTGGGAACGTCATCAACATGCACAATGTGAAA CTGTTCCTGTTCCAGCTGCTCCGTGGCCTGGCCTACTGCCACCGGCAGAAGGTGCTACACCGAGACCTCAAGCCCCAGAACCTGCTCATCAACGAGAGAGGAGAGCTCAAGCTGGCCGACTTCG GCCTGGCCCGGGCCAAGTCAATTCCAACGAAGACCTACTCCAATGAGGTGGTAACGCTATGGTACCGGCCCCCCGACATCCTGCTCGGGTCCACAGACTACTCCACTCAGATTGACATGTG ggGTGTGGGCTGCATCTTCTATGAGATGGCCACAGGCCGGCCCCTCTTCCCGGGCTCCACGGTGGAGGAACAGCTGCACTTCATCTTCCGCATCTTGG GAACCCCAACTGAGGAGACGTGGCCAGGCATCCTGTCCAATGAAGAGTTCAAGACATACAACTACCCCAAGTACCGAGCCGAGGCCCTTTTGAGCCATGCACCCCG ACTTGACAGCGACGGGGCTGACCTCCTCACCAAGCTGCTGCAG TTTGAAGGTCGCAATCGGATCTCCGCAGACGACGCCATGAAACATCCATTCTTCCTCAGTCTGGGGGAGCGGATCCACAAACTTCCTGACA CTACTTCCATATTTGCACTAAAGGAGATCCAGCTACAAAAGGAGGCCAGCTTTCGGTCTTCGTCAATGCCTGACTCAG TTGCCGGCGGACAGCATGGCCGTGCCAGCCTCCCACGCTGA
- the CDK16 gene encoding cyclin-dependent kinase 16 isoform X1: MWGWCQRNMSSFGRGRGRVSGPEVLGKPRARQVAGSISASAVENACCEALCSHSEAAPIEASTPSVWPFPSASHPSLSTQVAMDRMKKIKRQLSMTLRGGRGVDKTNGAPEQIGLDESGGGGSDLGEAPTRAAPGEPRSGRGPLSSAPEIVHEDLKMGSDGESDQASATSSDEVQSPVRVRMRNHPPRKISTEDINKRLSLPADIRLPEGYLEKLTLNSPIFDKPLSRRLRRVSLSEIGFGKLETYIKLDKLGEGTYATVYKGKSKLTDNLVALKEIRLEHEEGAPCTAIREVSLLKDLKHANIVTLHDIIHTEKSLTLVFEYLDKDLKQYLDDCGNVINMHNVKLFLFQLLRGLAYCHRQKVLHRDLKPQNLLINERGELKLADFGLARAKSIPTKTYSNEVVTLWYRPPDILLGSTDYSTQIDMWGVGCIFYEMATGRPLFPGSTVEEQLHFIFRILGTPTEETWPGILSNEEFKTYNYPKYRAEALLSHAPRLDSDGADLLTKLLQFEGRNRISADDAMKHPFFLSLGERIHKLPDTTSIFALKEIQLQKEASFRSSSMPDSVAGGQHGRASLPR; this comes from the exons ATGTGGGGCTGGTGCCAGAGAAACATGTCATCCTTTGGACGTGGCCGGGGTCGTGTCAGTGGTCCTGAGGTCCTGGGCAAGCCCCGTGCCCGACAGGTGGCTGGGTCCATCAGTGCCAGTGCAGTCGAGAATGCCTGCTGTGAAGCCCTCTGCTCCCACAGTGAGGCTGCTCCCATAGAGGCCAGCACTCCGTCAGTTTGGCCCTTTCCCTCAGCCAGCCACCCAAGCCTCAGTACCCAG GTCGCCATGGATCGGATGAAGAAGATCAAACGGCAGCTGTCAATGACACTCCGAGGGGGCCGAGGTGTAGACAAGACCAATGGTGCCCCTGAACAGATAGGCCTGGATGAGagtggcggcggcggcagtgACCTTGGAGAGGCCCCCACACGTGCTGCCCCTGGGGAACCTCGCTCTGGGCGGGGTCCACTCAGCTCTGCACCAG AGATTGTACACGAGGACTTGAAGATGGGGTCTGACGGGGAAAGTGACCAGGCTTCAGCCACGTCCTCGGATGAGGTGCAGTCACCAGTGAGGGTGCGCATGCGCAACCACCCCCCGCGCAAGATCTCCACTGAG GATATCAACAAGCGCCTGTCATTACCAGCCGACATCCGGCTGCCCGAGGGCTACCTTGAGAAGTTGACCCTCAATAGCCCCATCTTCGACAAGCCCCTCAGCCGCCGCCTCCGCCGGGTCAGCCTG TCTGAGATCGGCTTTGGGAAACTGGAGACCTACATCAAGCTGGACAAGCTGGGAGAG GGTACCTATGCCACCGTCTACAAAGGCAAAAGCAAGCTCACAGACAACCTTGTGGCGCTCAAGGAGATCAGACTGGAACACGAAGAGGGGGCGCCCTGCACCGCCATCCGGGAAG TGTCCCTGCTCAAGGACCTCAAACACGCCAACATCGTCACGCTACACGACATTATCCACACAGAGAAGTCGCTCACCCTTGTCTTTGAGTACCTG GACAAGGACCTGAAGCAGTACCTGGATGACTGTGGGAACGTCATCAACATGCACAATGTGAAA CTGTTCCTGTTCCAGCTGCTCCGTGGCCTGGCCTACTGCCACCGGCAGAAGGTGCTACACCGAGACCTCAAGCCCCAGAACCTGCTCATCAACGAGAGAGGAGAGCTCAAGCTGGCCGACTTCG GCCTGGCCCGGGCCAAGTCAATTCCAACGAAGACCTACTCCAATGAGGTGGTAACGCTATGGTACCGGCCCCCCGACATCCTGCTCGGGTCCACAGACTACTCCACTCAGATTGACATGTG ggGTGTGGGCTGCATCTTCTATGAGATGGCCACAGGCCGGCCCCTCTTCCCGGGCTCCACGGTGGAGGAACAGCTGCACTTCATCTTCCGCATCTTGG GAACCCCAACTGAGGAGACGTGGCCAGGCATCCTGTCCAATGAAGAGTTCAAGACATACAACTACCCCAAGTACCGAGCCGAGGCCCTTTTGAGCCATGCACCCCG ACTTGACAGCGACGGGGCTGACCTCCTCACCAAGCTGCTGCAG TTTGAAGGTCGCAATCGGATCTCCGCAGACGACGCCATGAAACATCCATTCTTCCTCAGTCTGGGGGAGCGGATCCACAAACTTCCTGACA CTACTTCCATATTTGCACTAAAGGAGATCCAGCTACAAAAGGAGGCCAGCTTTCGGTCTTCGTCAATGCCTGACTCAG TTGCCGGCGGACAGCATGGCCGTGCCAGCCTCCCACGCTGA
- the CDK16 gene encoding cyclin-dependent kinase 16 isoform X4, translating into MQSEVAMDRMKKIKRQLSMTLRGGRGVDKTNGAPEQIGLDESGGGGSDLGEAPTRAAPGEPRSGRGPLSSAPEIVHEDLKMGSDGESDQASATSSDEVQSPVRVRMRNHPPRKISTEDINKRLSLPADIRLPEGYLEKLTLNSPIFDKPLSRRLRRVSLSEIGFGKLETYIKLDKLGEGTYATVYKGKSKLTDNLVALKEIRLEHEEGAPCTAIREVSLLKDLKHANIVTLHDIIHTEKSLTLVFEYLDKDLKQYLDDCGNVINMHNVKLFLFQLLRGLAYCHRQKVLHRDLKPQNLLINERGELKLADFGLARAKSIPTKTYSNEVVTLWYRPPDILLGSTDYSTQIDMWGVGCIFYEMATGRPLFPGSTVEEQLHFIFRILGTPTEETWPGILSNEEFKTYNYPKYRAEALLSHAPRLDSDGADLLTKLLQFEGRNRISADDAMKHPFFLSLGERIHKLPDTTSIFALKEIQLQKEASFRSSSMPDSVAGGQHGRASLPR; encoded by the exons ATGCAGTCCGAG GTCGCCATGGATCGGATGAAGAAGATCAAACGGCAGCTGTCAATGACACTCCGAGGGGGCCGAGGTGTAGACAAGACCAATGGTGCCCCTGAACAGATAGGCCTGGATGAGagtggcggcggcggcagtgACCTTGGAGAGGCCCCCACACGTGCTGCCCCTGGGGAACCTCGCTCTGGGCGGGGTCCACTCAGCTCTGCACCAG AGATTGTACACGAGGACTTGAAGATGGGGTCTGACGGGGAAAGTGACCAGGCTTCAGCCACGTCCTCGGATGAGGTGCAGTCACCAGTGAGGGTGCGCATGCGCAACCACCCCCCGCGCAAGATCTCCACTGAG GATATCAACAAGCGCCTGTCATTACCAGCCGACATCCGGCTGCCCGAGGGCTACCTTGAGAAGTTGACCCTCAATAGCCCCATCTTCGACAAGCCCCTCAGCCGCCGCCTCCGCCGGGTCAGCCTG TCTGAGATCGGCTTTGGGAAACTGGAGACCTACATCAAGCTGGACAAGCTGGGAGAG GGTACCTATGCCACCGTCTACAAAGGCAAAAGCAAGCTCACAGACAACCTTGTGGCGCTCAAGGAGATCAGACTGGAACACGAAGAGGGGGCGCCCTGCACCGCCATCCGGGAAG TGTCCCTGCTCAAGGACCTCAAACACGCCAACATCGTCACGCTACACGACATTATCCACACAGAGAAGTCGCTCACCCTTGTCTTTGAGTACCTG GACAAGGACCTGAAGCAGTACCTGGATGACTGTGGGAACGTCATCAACATGCACAATGTGAAA CTGTTCCTGTTCCAGCTGCTCCGTGGCCTGGCCTACTGCCACCGGCAGAAGGTGCTACACCGAGACCTCAAGCCCCAGAACCTGCTCATCAACGAGAGAGGAGAGCTCAAGCTGGCCGACTTCG GCCTGGCCCGGGCCAAGTCAATTCCAACGAAGACCTACTCCAATGAGGTGGTAACGCTATGGTACCGGCCCCCCGACATCCTGCTCGGGTCCACAGACTACTCCACTCAGATTGACATGTG ggGTGTGGGCTGCATCTTCTATGAGATGGCCACAGGCCGGCCCCTCTTCCCGGGCTCCACGGTGGAGGAACAGCTGCACTTCATCTTCCGCATCTTGG GAACCCCAACTGAGGAGACGTGGCCAGGCATCCTGTCCAATGAAGAGTTCAAGACATACAACTACCCCAAGTACCGAGCCGAGGCCCTTTTGAGCCATGCACCCCG ACTTGACAGCGACGGGGCTGACCTCCTCACCAAGCTGCTGCAG TTTGAAGGTCGCAATCGGATCTCCGCAGACGACGCCATGAAACATCCATTCTTCCTCAGTCTGGGGGAGCGGATCCACAAACTTCCTGACA CTACTTCCATATTTGCACTAAAGGAGATCCAGCTACAAAAGGAGGCCAGCTTTCGGTCTTCGTCAATGCCTGACTCAG TTGCCGGCGGACAGCATGGCCGTGCCAGCCTCCCACGCTGA
- the CDK16 gene encoding cyclin-dependent kinase 16 isoform X5 produces MQSEVAMDRMKKIKRQLSMTLRGGRGVDKTNGAPEQIGLDESGGGGSDLGEAPTRAAPGEPRSGRGPLSSAPEIVHEDLKMGSDGESDQASATSSDEVQSPVRVRMRNHPPRKISTEDINKRLSLPADIRLPEGYLEKLTLNSPIFDKPLSRRLRRVSLSEIGFGKLETYIKLDKLGEGTYATVYKGKSKLTDNLVALKEIRLEHEEGAPCTAIREVSLLKDLKHANIVTLHDIIHTEKSLTLVFEYLDKDLKQYLDDCGNVINMHNVKLFLFQLLRGLAYCHRQKVLHRDLKPQNLLINERGELKLADFGLARAKSIPTKTYSNEVVTLWYRPPDILLGSTDYSTQIDMWGVGCIFYEMATGRPLFPGSTVEEQLHFIFRILGTPTEETWPGILSNEEFKTYNYPKYRAEALLSHAPRLDSDGADLLTKLLQFEGRNRISADDAMKHPFFLSLGERIHKLPDTTSIFALKEIQLQKEASFRSSSMPDSGRPAFRVVDTEF; encoded by the exons ATGCAGTCCGAG GTCGCCATGGATCGGATGAAGAAGATCAAACGGCAGCTGTCAATGACACTCCGAGGGGGCCGAGGTGTAGACAAGACCAATGGTGCCCCTGAACAGATAGGCCTGGATGAGagtggcggcggcggcagtgACCTTGGAGAGGCCCCCACACGTGCTGCCCCTGGGGAACCTCGCTCTGGGCGGGGTCCACTCAGCTCTGCACCAG AGATTGTACACGAGGACTTGAAGATGGGGTCTGACGGGGAAAGTGACCAGGCTTCAGCCACGTCCTCGGATGAGGTGCAGTCACCAGTGAGGGTGCGCATGCGCAACCACCCCCCGCGCAAGATCTCCACTGAG GATATCAACAAGCGCCTGTCATTACCAGCCGACATCCGGCTGCCCGAGGGCTACCTTGAGAAGTTGACCCTCAATAGCCCCATCTTCGACAAGCCCCTCAGCCGCCGCCTCCGCCGGGTCAGCCTG TCTGAGATCGGCTTTGGGAAACTGGAGACCTACATCAAGCTGGACAAGCTGGGAGAG GGTACCTATGCCACCGTCTACAAAGGCAAAAGCAAGCTCACAGACAACCTTGTGGCGCTCAAGGAGATCAGACTGGAACACGAAGAGGGGGCGCCCTGCACCGCCATCCGGGAAG TGTCCCTGCTCAAGGACCTCAAACACGCCAACATCGTCACGCTACACGACATTATCCACACAGAGAAGTCGCTCACCCTTGTCTTTGAGTACCTG GACAAGGACCTGAAGCAGTACCTGGATGACTGTGGGAACGTCATCAACATGCACAATGTGAAA CTGTTCCTGTTCCAGCTGCTCCGTGGCCTGGCCTACTGCCACCGGCAGAAGGTGCTACACCGAGACCTCAAGCCCCAGAACCTGCTCATCAACGAGAGAGGAGAGCTCAAGCTGGCCGACTTCG GCCTGGCCCGGGCCAAGTCAATTCCAACGAAGACCTACTCCAATGAGGTGGTAACGCTATGGTACCGGCCCCCCGACATCCTGCTCGGGTCCACAGACTACTCCACTCAGATTGACATGTG ggGTGTGGGCTGCATCTTCTATGAGATGGCCACAGGCCGGCCCCTCTTCCCGGGCTCCACGGTGGAGGAACAGCTGCACTTCATCTTCCGCATCTTGG GAACCCCAACTGAGGAGACGTGGCCAGGCATCCTGTCCAATGAAGAGTTCAAGACATACAACTACCCCAAGTACCGAGCCGAGGCCCTTTTGAGCCATGCACCCCG ACTTGACAGCGACGGGGCTGACCTCCTCACCAAGCTGCTGCAG TTTGAAGGTCGCAATCGGATCTCCGCAGACGACGCCATGAAACATCCATTCTTCCTCAGTCTGGGGGAGCGGATCCACAAACTTCCTGACA CTACTTCCATATTTGCACTAAAGGAGATCCAGCTACAAAAGGAGGCCAGCTTTCGGTCTTCGTCAATGCCTGACTCAG GCAGGCCAGCTTTCCGAGTGGTGGACACCGAGTTCTAA
- the CDK16 gene encoding cyclin-dependent kinase 16 isoform X3 has protein sequence MWGWCQRNMSSFGRGRGRVSGPEVLGKPRARQVAGSISASAVENACCEALCSHSEAAPIEASTPSVWPFPSASHPSLSTQVAMDRMKKIKRQLSMTLRGGRGVDKTNGAPEQIGLDESGGGGSDLGEAPTRAAPGEPRSGRGPLSSAPEIVHEDLKMGSDGESDQASATSSDEVQSPVRVRMRNHPPRKISTEDINKRLSLPADIRLPEGYLEKLTLNSPIFDKPLSRRLRRVSLSEIGFGKLETYIKLDKLGEGTYATVYKGKSKLTDNLVALKEIRLEHEEGAPCTAIREVSLLKDLKHANIVTLHDIIHTEKSLTLVFEYLDKDLKQYLDDCGNVINMHNVKLFLFQLLRGLAYCHRQKVLHRDLKPQNLLINERGELKLADFGLARAKSIPTKTYSNEVVTLWYRPPDILLGSTDYSTQIDMWGVGCIFYEMATGRPLFPGSTVEEQLHFIFRILGTPTEETWPGILSNEEFKTYNYPKSPCPCGRLDSDGADLLTKLLQFEGRNRISADDAMKHPFFLSLGERIHKLPDTTSIFALKEIQLQKEASFRSSSMPDSVAGGQHGRASLPR, from the exons ATGTGGGGCTGGTGCCAGAGAAACATGTCATCCTTTGGACGTGGCCGGGGTCGTGTCAGTGGTCCTGAGGTCCTGGGCAAGCCCCGTGCCCGACAGGTGGCTGGGTCCATCAGTGCCAGTGCAGTCGAGAATGCCTGCTGTGAAGCCCTCTGCTCCCACAGTGAGGCTGCTCCCATAGAGGCCAGCACTCCGTCAGTTTGGCCCTTTCCCTCAGCCAGCCACCCAAGCCTCAGTACCCAG GTCGCCATGGATCGGATGAAGAAGATCAAACGGCAGCTGTCAATGACACTCCGAGGGGGCCGAGGTGTAGACAAGACCAATGGTGCCCCTGAACAGATAGGCCTGGATGAGagtggcggcggcggcagtgACCTTGGAGAGGCCCCCACACGTGCTGCCCCTGGGGAACCTCGCTCTGGGCGGGGTCCACTCAGCTCTGCACCAG AGATTGTACACGAGGACTTGAAGATGGGGTCTGACGGGGAAAGTGACCAGGCTTCAGCCACGTCCTCGGATGAGGTGCAGTCACCAGTGAGGGTGCGCATGCGCAACCACCCCCCGCGCAAGATCTCCACTGAG GATATCAACAAGCGCCTGTCATTACCAGCCGACATCCGGCTGCCCGAGGGCTACCTTGAGAAGTTGACCCTCAATAGCCCCATCTTCGACAAGCCCCTCAGCCGCCGCCTCCGCCGGGTCAGCCTG TCTGAGATCGGCTTTGGGAAACTGGAGACCTACATCAAGCTGGACAAGCTGGGAGAG GGTACCTATGCCACCGTCTACAAAGGCAAAAGCAAGCTCACAGACAACCTTGTGGCGCTCAAGGAGATCAGACTGGAACACGAAGAGGGGGCGCCCTGCACCGCCATCCGGGAAG TGTCCCTGCTCAAGGACCTCAAACACGCCAACATCGTCACGCTACACGACATTATCCACACAGAGAAGTCGCTCACCCTTGTCTTTGAGTACCTG GACAAGGACCTGAAGCAGTACCTGGATGACTGTGGGAACGTCATCAACATGCACAATGTGAAA CTGTTCCTGTTCCAGCTGCTCCGTGGCCTGGCCTACTGCCACCGGCAGAAGGTGCTACACCGAGACCTCAAGCCCCAGAACCTGCTCATCAACGAGAGAGGAGAGCTCAAGCTGGCCGACTTCG GCCTGGCCCGGGCCAAGTCAATTCCAACGAAGACCTACTCCAATGAGGTGGTAACGCTATGGTACCGGCCCCCCGACATCCTGCTCGGGTCCACAGACTACTCCACTCAGATTGACATGTG ggGTGTGGGCTGCATCTTCTATGAGATGGCCACAGGCCGGCCCCTCTTCCCGGGCTCCACGGTGGAGGAACAGCTGCACTTCATCTTCCGCATCTTGG GAACCCCAACTGAGGAGACGTGGCCAGGCATCCTGTCCAATGAAGAGTTCAAGACATACAACTACCCCAA GTCCCCTTGTCCTTGCGGTAGACTTGACAGCGACGGGGCTGACCTCCTCACCAAGCTGCTGCAG TTTGAAGGTCGCAATCGGATCTCCGCAGACGACGCCATGAAACATCCATTCTTCCTCAGTCTGGGGGAGCGGATCCACAAACTTCCTGACA CTACTTCCATATTTGCACTAAAGGAGATCCAGCTACAAAAGGAGGCCAGCTTTCGGTCTTCGTCAATGCCTGACTCAG TTGCCGGCGGACAGCATGGCCGTGCCAGCCTCCCACGCTGA